From Lolium perenne isolate Kyuss_39 chromosome 5, Kyuss_2.0, whole genome shotgun sequence, a single genomic window includes:
- the LOC127302497 gene encoding dehydration-responsive element-binding protein 1H, with product MDMTGSEKWRSPSLSSSSQEQGVPVWVTPPKRPAGRTKFKETRHPVYRGVRRRGNAGRWVCEVRVPGQRGERLWLGTYLTAESAARAHDAAMLGLLGHSASSTCLNFADSAWLLDLPPTLSDLAHVRRAALAAVAGFLRQEADSGAATVRADEAAYSASVPSSVDNAGGLSATSHPYADGIFELPSALNSDMFELDMSGEMDLGTYYAGLAEGLLLDPPPPEHTSACWDTGDGGADSALWSY from the coding sequence ATGGACATGACTGGCTCCGAGAAATGGAGATCCCCTTCCTTGTCGTCATCCTCTCAGGAGCAAGGGGTACCGGTGTGGGTGACCCCGCCGAAACGCCCCGCGGGGAGGACCAAGTTCAAGGAGACGCGCCACCCGGTGTACCGCGGCGTGCGGCGTCGCGGCAACGCCGGCCGATGGGTGTGCGAGGTGCGCGTCCCCGGCCAGCGCGGCGAGCGGCTCTGGCTCGGGACCTACCTCACCGCCGAGTCCGCCGCGCGCGCCCACGATGCCGCCATGCTCGGCCTGCTCGGCCACTCCGCCTCCTCCACATGCCTCAACTTCGCGGACTCCGCGTGGCTCCTCGACTTGCCTCCCACGCTCTCCGACCTCGCGCATGTCCGGCGTGCGGCTCTTGCCGCCGTCGCGGGCTTTCTGCGCCAGGAGGCCGACAGCGGCGCTGCTACCGTCAGAGCAGACGAGGCCGCCTACAGCGCGTCCGTGCCGTCTTCTGTGGACAATGCCGGCGGCTTGTCGGCGACTTCGCATCCTTATGCCGATGGGATTTTCGAGCTGCCGTCCGCGCTGAACAGCGACATGTTCGAGCTGGACATGTCCGGGGAAATGGACCTGGGCACGTACTACGCGGGCCTCGCGGAGGGACTGCTGCTTGACCCGCCACCGCCGGAGCACACCAGCGCGTGCTGGGACACCGGAGATGGTGGAGCTGACTCCGCGCTCTGGAGCTACTGA